From a single Rosa rugosa chromosome 7, drRosRugo1.1, whole genome shotgun sequence genomic region:
- the LOC133723140 gene encoding uncharacterized protein At2g29880-like — protein sequence MGDSQGNGKRKDYKTWNTEESNVLLQLMVEGAKLGFRDINGVISKQTVEAKLLPKLKEKLGYEITFSHYQSRVKWFKKQYTNYSQLMRHSSGFGWDPITKRFTADDEVWADYLKSHPTHGHFRSETFPDYEDLKIAVGNGTATGMGSISLGDDTDATTFGAEENESWGIGGIDGLVFDRNTNMFVQNENESSQQPSQGTSIDAPAPPHSRTQGKRSRTDYENL from the exons ATGGGAGATTCACAAGGGAATGGTAAAAGAAAGGATTACAAAACTTGGAACACTGAAGAAAGCAACGTTTTGCTTCAACTTATGGTTGAAGGCGCCAAACTTGGATTTCGTGATATTAATGGTGTGATAAGCAAACAAACAGTAGAGGCGAAGCTACTTCCTAAACTTAAGGAAAAACTTGGTTATGAAATAACTTTTAGTCATTACCAAAGTAGAGTGAAATGGTTTAAGAAACAATACACCAATTACTCTCAGCTTATGCGCCATAGTTCTGGATTTGGGTGGGATCCCATCACAAAAAGATTCACTGCTGATGATGAAGTATGGGCAGATTATTTGAAG TCACATCCAACGCATGGGCACTTTCGGTCAgaaacttttccagactatgaGGACTTGAAAATTGCAGTTGGAAATGGAACTGCAACTGGAATGGGCTCAATCAGTCTAGGTGATGATACAGATGCAACAACATTTGGAGCGGAGGAAAATGAATCTTGGGGAATTGGTGGCATAGATGGATTAGTTTTTGATAGAAATACTAACATGTTCGTACAAAATGAAAATGAGTCATCACAACAACCTTCCCAAGGTACCAGTATAGATGCTCCAGCTCCACCACATAGCAGGACTCAAGGAAAACGGAGTAGAACTGACTATGAAAATCTTTAG